From Pongo pygmaeus isolate AG05252 chromosome 1, NHGRI_mPonPyg2-v2.0_pri, whole genome shotgun sequence, one genomic window encodes:
- the IFT25 gene encoding intraflagellar transport protein 25 homolog isoform X2, with protein sequence MRKIDLCLSSEGSEVILATSSDEKHPPENIIDGNPETFWTTTGMFPQEFIICFHKHVRIERLIIQSYFVQTLKIEKSTSKEPVDFEQWIEKDLVHTGGQLQNEEIVARDGSATYLRFIIVSAFDHFASVHSVSAEGTVVSNLSS encoded by the exons ATGAGAAAAATTGATCTCTGTCTGAGCTCTGAAGGGTCCGAAGTGATTTTAGCTACATCAAGTGATGAAAAACACCCACCTGAAAATATCATTGATGG GAATCCAGAAACGTTTTGGACCACCACAGGAATGTTTCCCCAGGAATTCATTATTTGTTTCCACAAACATGTAAGGATTGAAAGGCTTATAATCCAAAGTTACTTTG TACAGACCTTGAAGATTGAAAAAAGCACGTCTAAAGAGCCAGTTGATTTTGAGCAATGGATTGAAAAAG ATTTGGTACACACAGGGGGGCAGcttcaaaatgaagaaattgtG GCACGTGATGGTTCTGCTACTTACTTGAGATTCATTATTGTATCAGCCTTTGATCATTTTGCATCTGTGCATAGCGTTTCTGCAGAAGGAACAGTAGTCTCAAATCTTTCCTCATAA